CGGTAGAGCATCGCCTTGCCAAGGCGAGGGTCGCGGGTTCGATTCCCGTCGTCCGCTCCAATATTTTTTGCGCCCTTAGCTCAGCTGGATAGAGCGTTTGACTACGAATCAAAAGGCCGGGAGTTCGAATCTCTCAGGGCGCGCCACTATTCTTTCGAATAGTAACTTGTATTAACGGGATGTAGCTCAGCTTGGTAGAGCACCTGGTTTGGGACCAGGGGGTCGCATGTTCAAATCGTGTCATCCCGATATTTCATTTCACCTGTGCGGGTGTAGTTCAATGGTAGAACTTCAGCCTTCCAAGCTGATAGCGTGGGTTCGATTCCCATCACCCGCTCCATAATAATCTAATAGTTTCGGGATGTAGCTCAGCTTGGTAGAGCACCTGGTTTGGGACCAGGGGGTCGCATGTTCAAATCGTGTCATCCCGATCGAACAGCTTATGGCTGGCAATGAACTCTTACTGCGGTAAGAGTTTTTTGTTGCGTTATTAAAGGAACGTATGTTCCTTTAATCGTCTAAAAAAAAGACAACCTCAGCCGGGATGCCGATCCTTGCATAATAGCTCTGTAGGGATTCATCCTGCTCGATGGCAGTGCCGATTGATAGCAGCTTAACTGCAAATAGGTTAGCCTGCCGCTCCAGCTTGCCTGGAGAGAAGTAAGAATTCTCCTCCAGAAAGAAACGGTTGACCCCTTTGTGCAAACGGTCATGCGCGAGTTCATGGGCGCATACGAACCGTTGCCACTCCAGCGGCAGCTGGTTATGAATGACGATGAACCGTCTTCTTAGCTTACGGTAGTAGAGGCCCTTGGTGCCGTCACCCAGATGCATAAACCGGATGTGAATCCCGAGTGCTTCAGCCAGTTCGAAAGGGCTGCTGGTATTGTATTTTTTGACCAAACGCTTGATTAGCTCATCCATATTCTTCACCCGCAGCATGTTAATAGTAGTTGGATTGCCTGGTACTTACTCTTTACCTGGATGGTGCTTGGGCTTGGTCCGCTTGTTCATCTGCTTCGCCTCCCAGAACAGGCCGGTTAATACGTCCTTGATCCGCTGTTTATCTTCCTTGTTCAGGGGAATCCCGTCAAACATCAGCTCACCGTCATCCTCCAGCATTTGGCGGAAGTCCCGCTTATCCTTGCTGGTGGCCCAGGCAGGGACAGCGCCCTCTGTACTGCTTCCAGTCTCGGTTAAATAACCGGCATGTCCCATCAGTTCCTCGTAAGACACATCGGTCGCTTCAGCAATCTTACGCAGTGTAGCTGGCTTGGGGACACCCCGTAATCCATTCTCGATCCGTGAAATTTGGGCTCCACTGATACCGGCAAGCGCTGCCAGCTGATTAATGGTCAGTCCCTTTCCTTCCCGAAGCTGTCTCAGATAGTATCCGAATTCCTCTGC
The sequence above is a segment of the Paenibacillus sp. FSL R7-0204 genome. Coding sequences within it:
- a CDS encoding ImmA/IrrE family metallo-endopeptidase — protein: MDELIKRLVKKYNTSSPFELAEALGIHIRFMHLGDGTKGLYYRKLRRRFIVIHNQLPLEWQRFVCAHELAHDRLHKGVNRFFLEENSYFSPGKLERQANLFAVKLLSIGTAIEQDESLQSYYARIGIPAEVVFFLDD
- a CDS encoding helix-turn-helix domain-containing protein — translated: MAEEFGYYLRQLREGKGLTINQLAALAGISGAQISRIENGLRGVPKPATLRKIAEATDVSYEELMGHAGYLTETGSSTEGAVPAWATSKDKRDFRQMLEDDGELMFDGIPLNKEDKQRIKDVLTGLFWEAKQMNKRTKPKHHPGKE